Part of the Ornithodoros turicata isolate Travis chromosome 6, ASM3712646v1, whole genome shotgun sequence genome, CATGGGTCTCTCGGTTCGGCGCGCCGTCCCAGGTCACTACGGACCGGGGCCCAAAGTTCGAGAGCCGTTTATTCAAGGGCCTCACCGACATCCTCGGGACAACTCGCGTCCGAACGACATCCTATCACCCTGCATCCAACGGCCTCGTAGAACGCCTTCATCGCCACTTGAAGGCCGCCCTCGTCGCCCACGAAGATAGGGCACACTGGGTACACCACCTGCCTTTGGTGCTCCTCGGCATCCGCGCAGCTGTCAAGACCGACATCGGGTGCAGTGCGGCTGACCTTGTGTATGGCTGTGCTCTGCGTCTTCCAGCCGATTTCTTCGTGCCGCCCTCTCCCGACCCGTCCCCATCCGTCTACCTGGACCGCCTTCATCAGTTTTTCAACACACTCCATACCCGGCcgttgccacccgcgcttcctCCACCCGACGTGCTCACGTCCCCCAAGACCTGTCATCCGCAACGCACGTGTTCCTGCGCACGGACGCCGTGCGGAAGTCGCTCACGCCGCCCTATTCCGGTCCACATCCCGTCCTCGGCCGCCACGGCAAGAACTTACGCATCTCTATCAACGGCCGAGGGGACGTGGTTGCCGTCGACAGATTGAAGCCGGCCTACATGGACCTTGCCACCGTCGACTCCTACACCACTGATTCCTCAGCCTGGAACCGTTCCCCTCCAACGCTTGGTGTCCCGGCATCCGCCAACCCTTCCCCTTTATGCCCGAAGCCCATCGAGAAACACGTCACGTGGGCCGACAACTTCAAGTTGCCactagtgggggggggggggcatgtagCAGCCGACGGAAATGGACGACGAGCGGCGCCATGGACGTTTCGTCACGACGCGTATCTCGCGCATGATTTCTATCGAGCGCGCGTACCATCGATTCTTTCAGTTGTTGGCTTGGCTGCCACATTAAACACTTCGCGTTCAGCCTTGTCTGCTGGTCCTTCTGTACCCTACAGATGTTTTGCTGCTGTTTTGTGCATTTATTATTGCTTTTTCAAACGGCATGTGCCAAGAAAAAAATGCACGTATGTACCCCATGCtgggtgttctttttttttttattcagtacAGAGTGCTTCACAAAGACAGTGAGAAAAGATGAGCACTACTGCAACTTGAGTTATAAACTATCAAAGTTATCAAACTATCAAAGAGTTATCAAAAATGGCGCTGGTTTGTagctcaagtagcagaaaagtagcacatttttttctttgtgttattGCTACATTGCTATTGATctctttgtgaagtgctgtgtatcaaactaaaaaaaagaacaccgtATGTTACTTCGTTCCGAGTTCGATACGGGCCAGACATGACGAAGGCTCAGCCACAGGCCCCTCCATTTCTTCTCAGTTTTCTAAATTTGTGTTGCACAGGTGCACAAATGTGAAAGGTGTGAGGCAGTTTACAGACAAGTGCCAGCTGCTGTTGCTTTGTGAATGTCCTGTTTGTTTCATGTCATTACATAACTGTGACTCTTAACATATTGGTATTAAAAATTGTTCCACTCACTGTGATGCTCTAATTTCTGTGGATTTCACTTATGCTGCCCCATTGCATAAACATCTGCAGTCCTTAATTGTAGAATTATTTGCGATAGAACTGTTAATCAGAAATTAGTGAATATAagattttatttgtttttaaaCGTCTCGCTTGTACAAACTCACTGCAAGTGAGCTTGCAAGGTCAAGGTCAAATTAATGTCATTAACGTGTAATGTAATCAGTAACTACATTCGAAATTATTGCGATCAGTAATGAACAATATGAAAGTGTTATTGTAGTGGTACATTGATAGTCTACCAACAGTCTGCATACCAAGTCGTTAAAATGACCACAGCGGTGAAAGCCAAAGCAAGTACACAAGAGGTAGGTAGACTGTATACCCGGTACAAAGGAAGGAGCAAACCACAGGAAGGTGACATGGTATAAAGGAAGTACATAAGAGGACCACTAAAAGGTGAAAACTGTTTTTGTAAGGGGATGATCATGTCCTATGACGTTGTTTCGTTGTTCACCAACGTACCCATTGACCTGGCCCTAATGACCGCACGAAAACGACTGAACGGCGATGGCAGTCTGCAGGACCGCACAAATCTTACTGTGGACAACATTTTGGACTTGCTGAAGATATGCTTAGAACATTCCTTTTTCCAATTCAAAGGCAAAGTGTATAAACAGACCGACGATTGCCTCATGGGAAGTCCAATTTCGACAACTATAGCGAGCTTCGTCATGGAGTATATAGAAGAAACTGCCATAGCGGAAGCTGGACCAAGAGTGTCTTCTTA contains:
- the LOC135398469 gene encoding uncharacterized protein LOC135398469 gives rise to the protein MADATAETVANTFVASWVSRFGAPSQVTTDRGPKFESRLFKGLTDILGTTRVRTTSYHPASNGLVERLHRHLKAALVAHEDRAHWVHHLPLVLLGIRAAVKTDIGCSAADLVYGCALRLPADFFVPPSPDPSPSVYLDRLHQFFNTLHTRPLPPALPPPDVLTSPKTCHPQRTCSCARTPCGSRSRRPIPVHIPSSAATARTYASLSTAEGTWLPSTD